The Trichoderma atroviride chromosome 5, complete sequence genome contains a region encoding:
- a CDS encoding uncharacterized protein (EggNog:ENOG41) — translation MSDPGPTGGMPASNVANYYFKRAYQACINCRRRKVKCIMECNGQGLLQASCTRCRRELRHCTFSAERNSQTNPQEAGDMQRTVNVVETMPAPSVEVTGQRPRHPPRHTSAETLIHARAHEETTVSDGSRKRRRQSPRRITSRAVFNAADIQLPGQEREYQQPATGCSPQQSGFLPIGTADEHNSRPETHIRSNNSSSRAPDLTERAGINLQFANQESSSTAHVAISEPWLSFRHPLSSSSPDTLRFWSSWHFVRTGLITAQEAVTYIDLFFQNMNSLSPILHCFYSNHMKHGDLISREPVLCCAIIALSARYHVLDVHGAITRGFYIHDRLWEHCQTLFQRLVWNQRRTIKDQMAHLGTIESLLLAAEWHPRCVHLPIETEYWQPEMALSDDEQTTCRSKVPNKWLQDVEEAAHRSDRMSWMLLGNALSLSHELDIFSDQDDALADVLDSASELSFTNFLHLRRHRVGKLLFVYISQLASRIGCSLPRTPFHDSVLRSFQNPESKLDHEWHECMTSWIELSRLIRTSSDFLFPSKKVTQELLRSGRYAAFLGHFRPLLSQWWDRFKKHANKATCWQLILVDYHFVRVYINSLALQAVAGRMWKDDGRMSSSQAKDRQDSDFVREVIDASSRVLEIVIELSRDGNLKYLPVRIFIRVASASMYLINALALGVRGNELDRLLGLLDRTVEVLCLNAVDDVHLGFRYAVLLKENTRGLRERFVRVDPPPAEASFTFDDADAFLATPAPPNETEIAQSNVQTGILDHETGTDTGASFLISTPESGQEMLSENSMPSHFLEAGGYSRDEWFALPFTSEAELGKPFMSYFFGIELGDERYFWDVA, via the exons ATGTCGGATCCAGGCCCTACAGGAGGCATGCCCGCCTCCAACGTTGCCAATTATTACTTCAAGAGAGCTTATCAAGCGTGCATCAACTGCCGCCGTCGAAAGGTAAAATGCATCATGGAGTGCAATGGTCAGGGCCTTTTACAAGCATCCTGCACAAGGTGTAGGAGAGAACTACGCCATTGCACGTTTAGTGCGGAGAGAAATTCGCAGACCAACCCTCAAGAGGCCGGAGATATGCAAAGGACTGTAAATGTCGTTGAAA CTATGCCCGCCCCTTCGGTTGAGGTTACAGGGCAAAGACCAAGGCATCCACCCAGGCATACGTCAGCTGAAACTCTCATTCATGCACGAGCTCATGAAGAAACTACTG TGTCGGATGGATCGCGCAAACGCCGGCGTCAAAGTCCAAGAAGAATCACGAGCAGAGCAGTATTCAACGCGGCGGACATCCAGTTGCCGGGGCAGGAGAGAGAATACCAGCAACCCGCAACAGGCTGCTCTCCTCAGCAAAGCGGCTTCCTGCCCATTGGTACTGCGGATGAACACAATTCGAGGCCCGAAACACATATCCGTTCGAATaacagcagctcaagagcgcCGGATCTGACAGAAAGAGCGGGCATTAATCTACAATTTGCAAACCAAGAGTCCAGTTCCACGGCCCATGTCGCCATATCGGAGCCCTGGCTTTCTTTTCGCCACCCactctcatcctcatccccgGATACGTTACGGTTTTGGAGCTCATGGCATTTTGTGAGAACTGGTCTAATCACTGCACAAGAAGCAGTCACGTACATTGATTTGTTTTTCCAAAACATGAATAGCCTGTCCCCAATCCTTCACTGTTTCTATAGCAATCATATGAAGCACGGTGATCTCATCTCCCGAGAACCTGTCCTTTGCTGCGCCATAATTGCGCTTTCGGCACGATATCATGTGTTGGATGTACACGGCGCCATTACACGGGGCTTTTATATTCACGACCGCTTGTGGGAACACTGCCAAACATTGTTTCAACGCTTGGTTTGGAATCAACGGCGAACAATCAAGGACCAGATGGCTCACCTTGGTACAATTGAGAGCCTTTTGTTGGCTGCGGAATGGCACCCACGCTGTGTCCATCTTCCTATCGAGACTGAATACTGGCAGCCTGAGATGGCTCTTTCTGATGATGAGCAGACGACATGCCGCAGCAAAG TGCCAAACAAATGGCTACAGGATGTGGAGGAAGCCGCTCATAGATCAGATCGCATGTCTTG GATGCTCCTTGGAAATGCTTTATCTCTAAGCCACGAATTAGACATCTTTTCTGACCAAGATGATGCCCTAGCAGATGTGCTTGATTCAGCGTCTGAGCTGTCATTTACAAATTTCCTTCATCTCCGGCGTCATCGAGTGGGTAAACTTTTATTCGTATATATAAGCCAGCTTGCTTCACGAATTGGTTGTTCCTTACCAAGAACGCCGTTTCACGATAGTGTGTTGCGCTCATTCCAAAACCCCGAATCCAAGTTGGACCATGAGTGGCACGAATGCATGACTTCATGGATAGAACTCAGCCGGCTGATAAGGACATCATCCGACTTCCTCTTTCCCTCGAAGAAAGTGACGCAGGAGCTCTTACGGAGCGGCCGGTATGCAGCCTTTCTGGGGCATTTTCGCCCACTACTTTCCCAGTGGTGGGATAGGTTCAAGAAGCATGCAA ACAAGGCCACTTGCTGGCAGCTCATACTGGTTGATTATCATTTTGTGCGAGTCTACATCAACTCTCTGGCATTGCAAGCCGTTGCAGGACGAATGTGGAAAGATGACGGGCGAATGAGTAGTTCACAGGCCAAGGATCGCCAGGATTCCGACTTTGTTCGTGAAGTCATCGATGCAAGCAGTAGAGTCCTGGAGATTGTGATCGAACTGTCTCGAGATGGCAACTTAAAATACCTGCCCGTCCGCATATTCATTAGGGTTGCTTCTGCCTCGATGTATTTGATTAAT GCTCTAGCGCTGGGTGTACGCGGTAACGAGTTGGACCGGTTGTTGGGTTTGCTAGATCGTACAGTTGAAGTACTATGCCTAAACGCCGTCGATGACGTGCATCTCGGCTTTCGATATGCTGTACTATTGAAAGAGAATACGAGGGGTCTCCGGGAACGCTTCGTCCGGGTCGATCCCCCGCCTGCGGAGGCGTCATTCACCTTtgacgatgcagatgcattTCTTGCAACCCCCGCGCCGCCAAATGAAACCGAGATTGCACAATCTAATGTTCAAACAGGAATACTAGATCATGAAACCGGTACAGATACAGGGGCGAGTTTTCTAATTTCTACTCCAGAATCCGGACAGGAAATGCTCAGCGAAAACTCCATGCCTAGCCACTTCCTAGAGGCGGGTGGCTATTCCCGGGATGAGTGGTTTGCACTACCATTCACTTCTGAAGCCGAGCTTGGAAAGCCTTTCATGTCATACTTTTTTGGCAttgagcttggagacgaAAGGTACTTTTGGGACGTTGCCTAA
- a CDS encoding uncharacterized protein (SECRETED:SignalP(1-21)~antiSMASH:Cluster_5.1~MEROPS:MER0005329), whose translation MVSHFQTLLFFLVYILVFCIADTSLPRNGFSAGRSLNKLLGPGSPVQIQIAVSQDNADLAINSLLKISDPTSREYGQHWSAQQVAEAFAPSKQSLKTVTDWLSNEGILPARLSPSHARGHFLIRSTLGEAERIFNVTCSYKSGQTNRLKCTDYTIPKPVSHLVDYITIDTLTTSRPVQKASKAKRTAALGTHSSNRMQDKIELSDNASVNCSLYTIPSCLREFYNIPPSTNITVNTSNTFGIYEIAWMTWLPEDLDQFFGLFEQDLVGQRPVVDPIDGGYLQTNYNSTPFNLEADLDFQYALALTSPIPVLDVQVGDEFVLGDVNNMLAAFDKYYCGSLDSSLDPQYPDPKPGGYNHTDCGNVTPPKVLSISYTDPEDNFPTAYLERQCIEFLKLGLMGVTVIVSSGDYGTASGYSPGTCIDRKTGVSNATTGEFSPQWPASCPWITSVGGTQRLTQSASANNSISGNTDIKRNSRMATEETAFSVVLPGVHSTSGGGFSNVFPAPSYQRKAISTYFDQRHEGAHLASLQKNGFFNTTRVGRGFPDVSTLASTYLAYIEGVLETVYGTSASAPVFASIIALINNERLNAGKPTVGFVNPVLYAHPEALNDITTGANLGCGADPAFRAAEGWDAVTGLGSPDFARLRDVFMNI comes from the exons ATGGTTTCCCATTTTCAGACTCTCCTATTTTTCTTGGTCTATATCCTGGTGTTTTGTATTGCAGATACGTCGCTTCCTAGGAATGGTTTCTCGGCAGGTAGAAGCCTGAACAAATTATTGGGGCCAGGATCTCCAGTTCAGATTCAGATTGCCGTGTCGCAAGATAATGCGGATCTAGCTATAAATTCTCTGTTGAAGATTTCAGATCCAACATCGCGAGAATATGGACAGCACTGGTCTGCACAACAAGTTGCTGAAGCTTTTGCTCCTTCAAAGCAGAGCCTGAAAACCGTCACAGACTGGCTGAGCAATGAGGGTATTCTGCCTGCTCGGCTGTCACCATCACACGCCAGAGGACATTTCTTGATCCGGTCAACTTTGGGAGAAGCCGAACGGATCTTCAATGTTACTTGCTCCTACAAGAGCGGCCAGACAAATAGGTTGAAATGCACGGACTACACCATTCCAAAACCTGTGTCTCATCTAGTCGACTACATCACAATAGACACTCTCACCACGTCTCGGCCAGTTCAAAAAGCCAGCAAAGCAAAACGAACAGCGGCGCTTGGGACCCATTCAAGCAACCGGATGCAAGACAAGATTGAGTTGTCCGATAATGCATCAGTAAATTGCAGCTTATATACAATCCCTTCGTGTTTAAGAGAATTCTACAATATTCCCCCAAGCACAAATATTACTGTCAACACGTCTAATACTTTCGGAATCTACGAGATCGCTTGGATGACCTGGCTCCCTGAAGATCTAGATCAATTCTTCGGCCTATTTGAGCAGGATTTAGTCGGCCAGCGCCCTGTCGTTGATCCTATTGACGGCGGATATCTGCAGACAAATTACAATTCCACCCCCTTCAACCTAGAAGCCGATTTGGACTTTCAATATGCGCTGGCTTTAACGAGTCCCATCCCAGTGTTGGATGTTCAAGTTGGCGATGAGTTTGTCTTGGGAGACGTCAATAACATGTTGGCAGCTTTCGATAA ATACTATTGCGGATCGCTGGACTCCTCCCTGGATCCCCAGTACCCCGATCCGAAGCCAGGAGGCTACAACCACACTGATTGCGGTAATGTAACACCACCAAAAGTGTTGTCAATCTCATATACGGATCCTGAGGACAACTTCCCCACAGCCTATTTGGAACGGCAGTGCATCGAATTTCTCAAACTAGGGCTGATGGGCGTCACCGTTATCGTGAGCAGTGGTGACTACGGAACAGCAAGTGGCTATTCACCTGGAACCTGTATTGACAGAAAGACCGGCGTCTCTAACGCCACGACTGGTGAATTTAGCCCCCAGTGGCCTGCAAGCTGCCCCTGGATCACTTCAGTAGGAGGGACTCAGCGACTCACTCAATCTGCAAGCGCAAATAATTCCATCTCTGGAAATACAGACATAAAAAGAAACTCACGAATGGCGACAGAAGAGACTGCTTTCAGTGTCGTTCTACCAGGAGTGCATTCCACATCGGGTGGAGGTTTCAGTAACGTATTTCCAGCACCATCTTATCAACGAAAGGCAATTTCCACGTACTTTGATCAGCGCCACGAGGGTGCACACCTAGCTAGCCTCCAAAAGAATGGATTCTTCAATACCACGCGAGTTGGTCGGGGATTCCCAGACGTCTCTACCCTCGCGTCCACATATCTAGCCTATATCGAAGGCGTGCTCGAGACAGTTTACGGAACCTCAGCTTCGGCTCCCGTTTTTGCCTCTATTATAgccctcatcaacaacgagAGACTCAACGCTGGTAAGCCTACAGTGGGTTTTGTGAATCCAGTTTTGTATGCTCACCCTGAGGCGCTGAACGATATAACGACGGGCGCAAATTTGGGGTGTGGCGCCGATCCTGCTTTTAGGGCTGCTGAAGGTTGGGACGCTGTGACAGGTCTTGGCAGTCCGGACTTTGCAAGATTACGGGACGTTTTCAtgaatatttaa
- a CDS encoding uncharacterized protein (EggNog:ENOG41), whose protein sequence is MNSLSPILHCFYSNHMKHGDLISREPVLCCAIIALSARYHVLDVHGAITRGFYIHDRLWEHCQTLFQRLVWNQRRTIKDQMAHLGTIESLLLAAEWHPRCVHLPIETEYWQPEMALSDDEQTTCRSKVPNKWLQDVEEAAHRSDRMSWMLLGNALSLSHELDIFSDQDDALADVLDSASELSFTNFLHLRRHRVGKLLFVYISQLASRIGCSLPRTPFHDSVLRSFQNPESKLDHEWHECMTSWIELSRLIRTSSDFLFPSKKVTQELLRSGRYAAFLGHFRPLLSQWWDRFKKHANKATCWQLILVDYHFVRVYINSLALQAVAGRMWKDDGRMSSSQAKDRQDSDFVREVIDASSRVLEIVIELSRDGNLKYLPVRIFIRVASASMYLINALALGVRGNELDRLLGLLDRTVEVLCLNAVDDVHLGFRYAVLLKENTRGLRERFVRVDPPPAEASFTFDDADAFLATPAPPNETEIAQSNVQTGILDHETGTDTGASFLISTPESGQEMLSENSMPSHFLEAGGYSRDEWFALPFTSEAELGKPFMSYFFGIELGDERYFWDVA, encoded by the exons ATGAATAGCCTGTCCCCAATCCTTCACTGTTTCTATAGCAATCATATGAAGCACGGTGATCTCATCTCCCGAGAACCTGTCCTTTGCTGCGCCATAATTGCGCTTTCGGCACGATATCATGTGTTGGATGTACACGGCGCCATTACACGGGGCTTTTATATTCACGACCGCTTGTGGGAACACTGCCAAACATTGTTTCAACGCTTGGTTTGGAATCAACGGCGAACAATCAAGGACCAGATGGCTCACCTTGGTACAATTGAGAGCCTTTTGTTGGCTGCGGAATGGCACCCACGCTGTGTCCATCTTCCTATCGAGACTGAATACTGGCAGCCTGAGATGGCTCTTTCTGATGATGAGCAGACGACATGCCGCAGCAAAG TGCCAAACAAATGGCTACAGGATGTGGAGGAAGCCGCTCATAGATCAGATCGCATGTCTTG GATGCTCCTTGGAAATGCTTTATCTCTAAGCCACGAATTAGACATCTTTTCTGACCAAGATGATGCCCTAGCAGATGTGCTTGATTCAGCGTCTGAGCTGTCATTTACAAATTTCCTTCATCTCCGGCGTCATCGAGTGGGTAAACTTTTATTCGTATATATAAGCCAGCTTGCTTCACGAATTGGTTGTTCCTTACCAAGAACGCCGTTTCACGATAGTGTGTTGCGCTCATTCCAAAACCCCGAATCCAAGTTGGACCATGAGTGGCACGAATGCATGACTTCATGGATAGAACTCAGCCGGCTGATAAGGACATCATCCGACTTCCTCTTTCCCTCGAAGAAAGTGACGCAGGAGCTCTTACGGAGCGGCCGGTATGCAGCCTTTCTGGGGCATTTTCGCCCACTACTTTCCCAGTGGTGGGATAGGTTCAAGAAGCATGCAA ACAAGGCCACTTGCTGGCAGCTCATACTGGTTGATTATCATTTTGTGCGAGTCTACATCAACTCTCTGGCATTGCAAGCCGTTGCAGGACGAATGTGGAAAGATGACGGGCGAATGAGTAGTTCACAGGCCAAGGATCGCCAGGATTCCGACTTTGTTCGTGAAGTCATCGATGCAAGCAGTAGAGTCCTGGAGATTGTGATCGAACTGTCTCGAGATGGCAACTTAAAATACCTGCCCGTCCGCATATTCATTAGGGTTGCTTCTGCCTCGATGTATTTGATTAAT GCTCTAGCGCTGGGTGTACGCGGTAACGAGTTGGACCGGTTGTTGGGTTTGCTAGATCGTACAGTTGAAGTACTATGCCTAAACGCCGTCGATGACGTGCATCTCGGCTTTCGATATGCTGTACTATTGAAAGAGAATACGAGGGGTCTCCGGGAACGCTTCGTCCGGGTCGATCCCCCGCCTGCGGAGGCGTCATTCACCTTtgacgatgcagatgcattTCTTGCAACCCCCGCGCCGCCAAATGAAACCGAGATTGCACAATCTAATGTTCAAACAGGAATACTAGATCATGAAACCGGTACAGATACAGGGGCGAGTTTTCTAATTTCTACTCCAGAATCCGGACAGGAAATGCTCAGCGAAAACTCCATGCCTAGCCACTTCCTAGAGGCGGGTGGCTATTCCCGGGATGAGTGGTTTGCACTACCATTCACTTCTGAAGCCGAGCTTGGAAAGCCTTTCATGTCATACTTTTTTGGCAttgagcttggagacgaAAGGTACTTTTGGGACGTTGCCTAA